A portion of the Uloborus diversus isolate 005 unplaced genomic scaffold, Udiv.v.3.1 scaffold_485, whole genome shotgun sequence genome contains these proteins:
- the LOC129233509 gene encoding innexin shaking-B-like codes for MLRILSGLRNVTKCEPCKAESFVFRLHSRVTFLLLMFCCFLVSTSIFSGTKISCHSNAPSEIRVSVLESYCWAASTYSVSSAYLDEVGVEASHPGISSSESESEYIYRNYYQYLHLVLFIQAMLFYFPHLLMKNIDQNHMKELYALICLCKTKLVDERKAGKKDDAENNSEEKAFDAAVNYVERRWGLHKGFAYRCMFCELLAVINIVVQSCCLDIFFHGKFMSLGLLFSAYYSSGRFNDPIKLFPLVTSCYFRRIGESGHVDVVDAYCILPINALNAKIFLFLWVWFSILFSLSLINIIDIFSCFLFSKYRTWTLKIKGTLLNSECGDYTHLLAFGNIGDSFVLSSVKQAMNEVDFLCFVKALRLKVASIEEATSK; via the exons ATGCTGAGAATCCTGTCGGGCTTGAGAAACGTTACAAAGTGTGAACCTTGCAAAGCTGAATCCTTTGTGTTTCGTCTCCACAGCAGGGTAACATTTCTGCTTCTGATGTTCTGTTGCTTTTTGGTGTCTACATCTATTTTCAGTGGCACCAAGATCAGTTGTCATTCCAATGCTCCCTCTGAAATTCGAGTATCTGTACTAGAAAGCTATTGCTGGGCCGCATCTACCTACTCCGTTAGCTCTGCTTACTTGGATGAA GTTGGTGTTGAAGCTTCTCATCCAGGCATCAGCTCGTCCGAATCTGAGTCAGAGTACATCTATCGAAATTATTATCAGTACTTGCACCTGGTACTTTTTATTCAAGCCATGTTATTTTACTTCCCGcatctgttaatgaaaaatattgatcAAAACCACATGAAAGAACTTTATGCTTTGATTTGTTTATGCAAGACAAAACTGGTGGATGAAAGAAAGGCGGGGAAAAAGGATGACGCCGAGAACAACTCAGAAGAAAAAGCATTCGATGCAGCTGTCAACTATGTCGAAAGAAGGTGGGGATTACACAAGGGCTTTGCATACAGATGCATGTTTTGTGAATTGTTGGCAGTGATTAACATTGTAGTTCAATCATGCTGCTTAGATATCTTCTTTCATGGGAAGTTTATGAGCCTGGGTTTACTGTTTAGTGCTTATTATAGTTCAGGGCGTTTCAACGATCCAATCAAATTATTTCCTTTGGTGACAAGCTGCTATTTCCGCAGAATAGGGGAAAGTGGCCATGTGGATGTTGTGGACGCTTACTGCATATTGCCCATCAATGCCCTCAATGCGAAGATTTTCCTTTTCTTGTGGGTATGGTTTTCGATTCTTTTCAGTTTGTCTCTGATAAATATTATTGACATCTTTTCGTGCTTCCTCTTCTCAAAATACCGTACGTGGACACTTAAAATAAAAGGCACTCTTCTCAACTCCGAATGTGGAGATTATACGCACTTGCTCGCATTTGGGAACATTGGGGATTCGTTTGTTCTGTCTTCTGTCAAGCAAGCCATGAATGAAGTGGATTTCTTGTGTTTTGTAAAAGCTCTTAGACTCAAAGTGGCTAGTATTGAAGAAGCGACGTCAAAGTAA